A window of the Lolium perenne isolate Kyuss_39 chromosome 7, Kyuss_2.0, whole genome shotgun sequence genome harbors these coding sequences:
- the LOC127315961 gene encoding probable serine/threonine-protein kinase PBL16, with amino-acid sequence MAGRFWKPFSRCVVGGVGVANYDDDLSTSRRRLVPARQRKSSSPRMSSTSLSLSPEELLWTLTLSGSTLHAFTYAELRVATGNFSQAKFLGRGGFGPVYKGTVDGDAAAVKCLDLDCDTQGHREWLTEVFFLGQLRHDNLVKLIGYCYEGEHRMLVYEFMAAGSLESHLFESIISGSLPWMTRMKIAFGAAKGLAFLHNADTPVIYRDFKASNILLDMDYNTKLSDFGLAKDGPTSDETHVTTRIMGTHGYAAPEYIMTGHLTSKSDVYSFGVVLVELLSGRRSVDHARRPREKHLVDWSRPYLKHYDRLYKVMDPTLECHFSCKGAEVAAIVAYKCLSQNPDSRPTMKQVVKALEPILGMEDFYIESPFVFTVIVDKEKVVDMKLDIKEKQILHHQNHRDRHRQNYPKSVIHSGNVLRGQDGLTVGYTDAHRRQKRSSRYHRVGLGVVT; translated from the exons ATGGCTGGGAGGTTCTGGAAGCCTTTCTCCCGCTGCGTCGTCGGCGGCGTCGGGGTGGCTAACTACGACGACGACTTGAGCACATCACGGCGGCGGCTCGTGCCAGCACGGCAGCGGAAGAGCAGCTCCCCGAGGATGTCTTCCACGAGCCTGAGCTTGTCGCCGGAGGAGCTGTTGTGGACGCTGACGCTCTCCGGATCGACCCTGCATGCCTTCACCTACGCCGAGCTCCGTGTGGCGACGGGGAACTTCTCCCAAGCTAAGTTCCTCGGCCGCGGCGGCTTCGGCCCAGTCTACAagggcaccgtcgacggcgacgcAGCTGCCGTCAAGTGCCTCGACCTGGACTGCGACACGCAGGGCCACAGGGAGTGGCTG ACTGAGGTGTTTTTTCTTGGGCAACTGAGGCACGATAACCTGGTGAAGCTGATCGGGTACTGCTACGAGGGCGAGCACCGGATGCTGGTCTATGAGTTCATGGCCGCCGGGAGCTTGGAGAGCCACCTCTTCGAAA GTATCATTAGTGGCTCTCTACCGTGGATGACAAGGATGAAGATCGCCTTCGGTGCAGCCAAGGGCCTTGCCTTCCTCCATAACGCCGACACACCGGTGATCTACCGTGACTTTAAGGCCTCAAACATCTTACTCGACATG GATTACAACACCAAGTTGTCCGACTTCGGGTTGGCCAAGGATGGACCCACAAGCGATGAGACTCACGTGACCACACGTATTATGGGGACACATGGGTACGCAGCGCCAGAGTACATCATGACGGGTCACTTGACTTCTAAGAGTGATGTTTATAGCTTTGGGGTAGTTTTGGTCGAGCTCCTATCTGGGCGTCGATCTGTGGACCATGCACGCCGTCCAAGGGAGAAGCACCTTGTGGACTGGTCCAGGCCATATCTCAAGCATTATGATAGGCTATACAAGGTCATGGACCCAACTCTCGAGTGTCATTTTTCATGCAAAGGAGCAGAGGTGGCCGCAATAGTGGCATACAAATGTCTCAGCCAAAATCCAGATTCCAGACCAACCATGAAGCAGGTGGTCAAGGCCCTAGAGCCCATTCTTGGCATGGAAGACTTCTATATTGAGAGTCCATTTGTGTTCACAGTTATTGTAGACAAGGAAAAGGTGGTGGACATGAAGTTGGATATCAAGGAGAAGCAAATCCTCCATCACCAAAACCATCGTGACCGACACCGACAAAATTATCCCAAATCGGTAATCCACAGCGGCAATGTGCTCCGCGGACAAGATGGTCTCACTGTTGGGTACACAGATGCACATCGGCGACAAAAAAGGTCGTCAAGATACCACCGTGTAGGACTAGGGGTAGTGACTTGA